The region AAACGGATCATCATCGTTCTCGAGGAAGTCCTGCGTTACGACTTCAATCGAACCGTCGCGAACGGAGGCGACAAGACCGCGAACCTGGTTCTGTTCGATATCTTGCAGCACTACCGGGGAACCAGATCGGAAGCGATGCGGAGGCAACGACGCGCCTTGGGTTTTCGGTCGAAACTGGCAGATCACTCGTCCGGCAAGAGCAGACCACTGTTCGTGGAGTTTCAGCCCTTTGAGCATCCCTTCTTTCTGTCGACCTTCGGCGAGACGCGTCGCTTCTTCTTTCGCTTCCAGCTGCATCCAGTGGCGAAACTTTTCAAACAGCGGAGGCCACTCGATTTGATCTGGCTCGAAGAAGACATCCACTTCCGGCATGGTCTCGCGAAGCGTTTTGACCGCTCGCTTGGCGCGATCTTCGGCAACCTCAACGGTGGCCTGACGGCGGATCAGATCGATCGCGCCGATTTCTTTGCCGGGTAGATCTGCTTGTTCAATCAGCAGTTTGAATAGCTGGTTGCGGTTGGTCCCCGGAGGAAGCCCCCGTAAATGAAGCCGTGCCATGCGTGCCGTTTTGCTGGTTGGAATGCTTGTTGGGGTCCGCCACTTCGCTGCGAGAGGCGGGCGGGGTCGCGAAGAAACACGCGACCGCCTGGAGCATCAACATCGTAGCAAACAACCAGAGCACTGCATCGTAGCCACCGAGCAGTTCTTTTCCTTGGCTCATCAGAAATGGTCCCGCGGCACTGCCAGCGACGACCGACATCATCTGAAAACCTTTGATCTTGCCGAGGTGAGCCCGACCGAAATAGCGAGCCAGAAGCGAATTCGATCCGGCAGCCGAAACTCCTTGCGCGACTCCGAACGTCAAGCCATAGGCGCCTGCCATCCACACGGAATCAATCGACAGATAAACAAGCACGCCGCAACCCAATAAAACCGAGCCTGCCGAAAGCAGGTAGTTCAGTTTGAAATAATCGGCCAGGATTCCGCCAAAGAACTGACAACAGGCCATGCTGACCGCCATCGTCCAAAAAACGACTTGAGCATCTTCCTCCCGCAGACCGCGGCTTTCCAGGTAGGGCACCACCATGAACATCAGCGCCGTACCGATCATGCCCCACATAGTCATGAACGAAACCGTAATCCAGAACGAGCGTTGCTCAAACGCTTCGCCGAGGGAAAGCTGCGGCATCAGGAACAGTGATCCGCCAGTGTCGGCTTCGCCATCCTTCCGTGGAACACGCTTGTCGCCGTCTGGCAATTGCCCGATTTCTTCGGGATGGTTGCGAAATACGAAAATCAATACTGGGAACATGACAATCCACACTCCCAATCCCAGCGCGAAGTAAGCCTTCTGCCAGCCGAGCCAATTGATCAATGCGATCGTGATAACTGGAAACGTTCCGAAAGCAATGGGCGCGGATAGGTTGCGGATACCGTTGGCAAATCCCAGCTTTCGCTGAAACCACATGTCAGCCGTATTCGTCGCAAGCAGTGTCAGCGAACCCTGCCCTAATGTTCGTATTGCCAAAAAAGCGATGAACAGCGTGTAAAAGCCTTGAACTTGGGTCATGAACATACACGCTAAGCCGAACAAAACGATCACCAGCGTAATCGTTTTCCGCAATCCCCAGCGATCGGCCAGCGCCCCGATCCAAGGCACAGGAAACGCGGCCAGGATGGTTCCCCACAAGTACGCGGTCGTGACGGTGACGATCTCGTTGTTGACCAGTTCTTTGGTCAGTACGACCTCTTGGCCGGGATGATTTTTCTGAAACGTTTCGGTGGCCAGTGTCGTCGCGATGTGCTTATTGAACAAAGCCACACCGTAAGTCTGACCTGGGCTGGTACAGTACTGCGCGAGCATCGCCACGCCTAACATCACCCAGCCATAAAAGAAGGGCGTTGCCCGAACGATCGGGTCGCGTCGTAAAGATGCTGCCTCAAGCGAGGCGGCGTCGGTCGCCATAGTAGAGGGTTGCCTGAATCAGTTCCAACAAAGCGTCGCAGAAAAAGGTCTGCGCGGACTCATATACTAGCAATGGGCCTCCAGCTAGGAAACGTCTAATGGACGTTCGGTTCGCCGTATTTTCTAGCACCTGATACTCCGCCCGTAGAGCCTTCTAGCAACGACATTCACGCCGCCCATGTCGGTCCAATTGCAAGGGAAACGCATTGCCGATACGTTGGAACGTTCAAGACACCCGTCTGGGTGTGAAACTATCGACGATAACCGGTTGATTCGGGCGAATACCTCAGATCAACATCCACATACATTCCCAACCAAAGCGTGAACTGAATGGGCCGAGTTGGTTTAGCTTTCAAGCTCTTTTTTCAAATTCTGTTTAATTCTGACGTCGCTCAGCGTGCCGAAACGCTTTCGCTGCCTGCCCCTAAAGCGGAAGAGAAAAAGCCGGATACGCCTCCGCCGAAGCCCAAACCCGCGAAGCCTGCCAAACCTGATGGTGTTGATGCACTTGTTTTGCTGGCGACACTTCAGCGCGAAGCTCGCTTTCTCGACTTGTTCCAAGAGGACTTGTCGGAATACGAAGATGCTCAAATCGGAGCAGCCGTCCGCGACGTTCAGCGCGACACAAAAGCGACCCTTAATCGCATGTTCAGCATCGCGCCGGTCCGCGAGGAAGAAGAGGGTGGTCGAATCGATCTTCCTGAATCGTTCGATGCGACCGAGATCCGCTTAGTCGGAAATGTGCAAAGCGAGAAGCCTTCCGGCGGTACATTGGTTCATCGAGGCTGGAAAGCCACGAAATGCGACGTTCCGAAGTTCACCGGAACCCTCGCCCAGGCTCAAGTCTTGAACCCCGCCGAAGTGGAGGTTTAACTCGATGGCCAAGTTTGTTATCGGCGTCGACCTCGGCACCACCAACAACGTGATCGCTTATTCCGATCTGGAAGCGGAATCTCCCGTTGTCGAATTGCTGGACATTCCCCAACTCGTCGCCGCAAGCACGATCGAGAATCGCAAGTCGCTGCCATCGTTCCTTTATCTGGCAACCGAAGCAGATCAGGAAGGCAGCAAACTCGACTTGCCGTGGGACAATCAGCAAACGTACGCGACCGGTGAATGGGCCAGGCGACAATCAGCCGATACGCCAGATCGCACCGTCGGTGGGGCCAAGAGCTGGCTATCCCATCATAAAGTTGATCGGCAAGGCAACATCCTTCCCTGGAATGCTCCGGACGAAGTTGGCAAAGTCTCGCCGGTCGAAGCGTCCCAACGTTACCTCCAGCACTTAGTCGCTGCATGGAACGAAGCTCATCCAGAGCATCCGTTTCAAGACCAGGCTGTCGTTCTGACTGTCCCGGCTTCGTTCGATGCCAGTGCGCGTGAACTGACGCATGAAGCCGCCATTGGCGCAGGCTTTCCAGGCGACTTCACGTTGCTCGAAGAACCGCAAGCGGCTGTCTATTCCTGGCTCGGTCACATGGGAGACAACTGGCGGAAAGCTTTAAAAGTCGGCGATAAATTGCTTGTATGCGACGTCGGCGGTGGCACGACCGACCTGACGCTGATCACCGTGGAAGAGGAGCAGGGCGAACTCGTTTTAAAACGCATGGCCGTTGGCAACCACCTTCTGGTCGGCGGCGACAACATGGACTTGGCTTTGGCATTCCATGTGGCTGAACTGTTCAAAGAGAAGAATGTCACCCTCGATCCATGGCAGTCGGTTTCGCTATGGCATTCGTGTCGTGCCGCCAAGGAAGCTTTGCTTCGAGACGAAGGCCCCGACACGCATCCCGTCAGTATCCTGGGACGCGGCAGCAAGCTGATCGCCAAAACCGTTTCGGTCGATGTCGAGCGAGAACCGATCAAGCAGATGCTGTTGGAGGGCTTCTTCCCCAGTTGCTCTGGTACTGATAAACCGGAACGAGGGTTCGTTTCCGGCTTTCAGGAACTGGGACTTCCGTTTGAATCGGATCCGGCAGTAACGCGTCACTTGGCCGAGTTTCTATCGCTGCATGCTGAAAAGGCAGGCAGTGCCATCCATCCGACCCACGTGCTATTCAACGGCGGTGTGTTCAAAAGCGAAGCGTTCCAGTCACGTCTGATGGAAACGCTCGGTTCATGGCAAACCGATCAACCTCCTCAACGTCTGGAAGGTCCTCACGATCTTGATTATGCCGTGGCCCGAGGCGCTGCTTTCTATGGCTGGGCGAAAGAGAAGGGGGGCATCCGTATCCGAGGTGGTACGGCTCAGGCCTATTACGTTGGTATCCAGACTTCCGGCTTGGCAATTCCCGGAGCTCCTCGACCGCTGCATTTGCTGAATGTTGTCCCGATTGGGATGGAGGAAGGAACCGAGACCGATGTCCCTAGTGCGGAAGTCGGCCTGGTTGTTGGCGAGACGACGAAGTTCCGTTTCTTTTCGTCTCCTATTCGCAAAGATGACCAGCCAGGCCAAATGATTCAGCGCTGGGACGAAGCGGAGATTTCTGAGACCGATAGCCTGGAAGCTTCCTTGCCGCGCGACGACAAGATCAATGAGCCCTATGTCCCTGTGACGTTCCACTCCAAAGTTACGGAGCTCGGAATGCTCGAACTTTGGTGCGTCAGCACGAAAACATCTGGTCGCTGGAAACTGGAATTCAACGTCCGCGAAGAGGATTAAGTTCGCGTCTCCCATGTCTATCGTCAAAGCAACCGCCGCCCCAGACCGCCCTGGCGAAGAAGATGACCTACCCAGCCGCTACCTCGTTGGCATCGATCTCGGCACGACCAACTCGGCCGTAACCTACATCGATACCCACACCGACAAGGCCACAATCGAAACGCTGCTTGTCCCTCAAGTGGTTGCCCCTGGGCAAGTGGAGAAGCGTCCCACGCTTCCTTCGTTTCATTATCAAGCGGCAAATGGCGAGTTTCCCTCCGAGGCACTAAAGCTGCCTTGGAGTGGTTCGGATCAATCGAACATCGTCGGAACGTTCGCCCGCGACCATGGCACCAGCGTCCCCGGCCGAATGGTCAATTCCGCCAAAAGCTGGCTTTCCCACTCCGGTGTCGATCGCACCGCAGCACTCCTTCCCTGGCATGGCAGTTCCGACGTCGAGAAGCTTTCTCCCGTCGAAGTCAGCAGCCGCTATTTGCACCATGTCCGCGCGGCTTGGAACCATCAGTTCAAGTCGGAGAAGCTCGAAGATCAAGACATTGTGCTGACACTGCCGGCTTCGTTCGACGAAATCGCTCGCGAACTGACCGTCGAGGCGGCGAAGAAGGCCGGGCTCAACCGTGTGGTTCTTATCGAAGAACCGCAAGCCGCATTCTACGACTGGCTTGCCAAGCATGCCGATAACTGGCAGGACCTTGTCTCCCCTGGGCAGACCATATTGGTT is a window of Bremerella sp. TYQ1 DNA encoding:
- a CDS encoding Hsp70 family protein, which translates into the protein MAKFVIGVDLGTTNNVIAYSDLEAESPVVELLDIPQLVAASTIENRKSLPSFLYLATEADQEGSKLDLPWDNQQTYATGEWARRQSADTPDRTVGGAKSWLSHHKVDRQGNILPWNAPDEVGKVSPVEASQRYLQHLVAAWNEAHPEHPFQDQAVVLTVPASFDASARELTHEAAIGAGFPGDFTLLEEPQAAVYSWLGHMGDNWRKALKVGDKLLVCDVGGGTTDLTLITVEEEQGELVLKRMAVGNHLLVGGDNMDLALAFHVAELFKEKNVTLDPWQSVSLWHSCRAAKEALLRDEGPDTHPVSILGRGSKLIAKTVSVDVEREPIKQMLLEGFFPSCSGTDKPERGFVSGFQELGLPFESDPAVTRHLAEFLSLHAEKAGSAIHPTHVLFNGGVFKSEAFQSRLMETLGSWQTDQPPQRLEGPHDLDYAVARGAAFYGWAKEKGGIRIRGGTAQAYYVGIQTSGLAIPGAPRPLHLLNVVPIGMEEGTETDVPSAEVGLVVGETTKFRFFSSPIRKDDQPGQMIQRWDEAEISETDSLEASLPRDDKINEPYVPVTFHSKVTELGMLELWCVSTKTSGRWKLEFNVREED
- a CDS encoding MFS transporter, with amino-acid sequence MATDAASLEAASLRRDPIVRATPFFYGWVMLGVAMLAQYCTSPGQTYGVALFNKHIATTLATETFQKNHPGQEVVLTKELVNNEIVTVTTAYLWGTILAAFPVPWIGALADRWGLRKTITLVIVLFGLACMFMTQVQGFYTLFIAFLAIRTLGQGSLTLLATNTADMWFQRKLGFANGIRNLSAPIAFGTFPVITIALINWLGWQKAYFALGLGVWIVMFPVLIFVFRNHPEEIGQLPDGDKRVPRKDGEADTGGSLFLMPQLSLGEAFEQRSFWITVSFMTMWGMIGTALMFMVVPYLESRGLREEDAQVVFWTMAVSMACCQFFGGILADYFKLNYLLSAGSVLLGCGVLVYLSIDSVWMAGAYGLTFGVAQGVSAAGSNSLLARYFGRAHLGKIKGFQMMSVVAGSAAGPFLMSQGKELLGGYDAVLWLFATMLMLQAVACFFATPPASRSEVADPNKHSNQQNGTHGTASFTGASSGDQPQPAIQTAD
- a CDS encoding DUF2760 domain-containing protein, producing the protein MGRVGLAFKLFFQILFNSDVAQRAETLSLPAPKAEEKKPDTPPPKPKPAKPAKPDGVDALVLLATLQREARFLDLFQEDLSEYEDAQIGAAVRDVQRDTKATLNRMFSIAPVREEEEGGRIDLPESFDATEIRLVGNVQSEKPSGGTLVHRGWKATKCDVPKFTGTLAQAQVLNPAEVEV